Proteins found in one Mycoplasmopsis bovigenitalium genomic segment:
- a CDS encoding glycosyltransferase, with protein MNIRRYKPELISLKSRPLRVLIIADSFLPYIDGVARVIENYAEQFEKKNVDFRILAPRYKSADLSVDEKYKGKIIRLKTSRMKWGSYEVFKFPIINEEQQLIDDFDPDIIHAHSPFVAGKIAVSLKNRYNIPIVFTMHKNFKQSVILATNSDLFGTLSGFLMNQFTRQIDHIFYVSNSSMKLNNFSDNIMQSVVGDGTKFKYTENSSDLAKKAIAKFNIDTSKHNLLFISKFIWEKNIKQLLDAFKTLLTIDKNYSLTMVGGDWNFDEIIEYAKELEIYNHINFTGWVNDEDLLKGLYLSHDLLISPSILDTFGLVVHEAASQGVPSLVIKNSPSSEGIVDGENGYVTTQHEKQMADKIIEIFKNKHRLKVVGKNAMGLTKEWGEVIDISIEKYIDTIKLFYEKDRIKRLKKVAEQVRTKFKK; from the coding sequence ATGAACATTAGAAGATACAAACCTGAATTAATTTCTTTGAAATCAAGACCCTTAAGAGTTCTTATAATTGCTGATAGTTTTCTTCCCTATATTGATGGTGTTGCAAGAGTAATTGAAAATTATGCTGAACAATTCGAGAAAAAAAATGTTGATTTTAGAATATTGGCCCCAAGATATAAATCAGCAGACTTATCAGTTGATGAAAAATACAAAGGTAAAATAATTAGATTAAAAACCTCAAGAATGAAGTGGGGCTCTTATGAAGTTTTTAAGTTTCCTATAATTAACGAAGAACAACAGTTAATTGATGATTTTGACCCCGATATTATTCATGCGCATTCTCCATTTGTTGCTGGTAAAATTGCTGTTTCATTGAAAAATAGATACAATATTCCCATTGTTTTTACAATGCATAAAAATTTTAAACAGAGTGTAATATTAGCAACTAACAGTGATCTTTTTGGGACTTTAAGTGGCTTTTTAATGAATCAATTCACCAGACAAATTGACCATATATTTTATGTTTCAAATTCATCAATGAAACTTAATAATTTTTCTGATAACATTATGCAATCAGTTGTTGGCGATGGAACAAAATTTAAATATACTGAAAACTCAAGTGATTTAGCTAAAAAAGCCATCGCTAAATTCAATATTGACACCTCAAAACACAATTTGCTTTTTATATCTAAGTTTATATGAGAAAAAAATATTAAACAGCTTTTAGACGCTTTCAAAACATTATTAACAATAGATAAAAATTATTCTTTAACTATGGTGGGTGGCGATTGAAATTTTGACGAAATCATTGAATATGCAAAAGAATTAGAAATTTATAATCATATTAATTTCACTGGATGAGTAAATGATGAAGATTTATTAAAAGGTTTATATTTATCACACGATTTATTGATATCTCCATCTATTTTAGATACATTTGGTTTGGTTGTTCACGAGGCGGCATCACAAGGGGTTCCTAGTTTAGTTATTAAAAACTCTCCTTCTTCTGAGGGTATTGTTGATGGCGAAAACGGCTATGTCACAACACAACATGAAAAACAAATGGCAGATAAAATAATAGAGATTTTTAAAAACAAACATAGATTAAAAGTTGTTGGTAAAAATGCAATGGGCCTTACCAAAGAATGAGGCGAAGTCATTGATATATCTATTGAAAAATATATTGATACAATCAAGTTATTTTATGAAAAAGATAGAATAAAACGCCTTAAAAAAGTTGCTGAACAAGTTCGAACAAAATTTAAAAAATAA
- a CDS encoding phosphoketolase family protein, producing the protein MKNKNIDFDSREYLNKVDAWWRAANYIAVGQMYLKNNPLMKGGLKIEDVKVYPIGHWGTIPGQNFIYAHLNRVINKYDLNMFYISGPGHGGQVMIANSYLDGSYTELFPNVGQDEKGMKELFKTFSFPGGTASHAAPCAPGSLHEGGELGYSLSHATGAILDNPDLIAAAVVGDGEAETGPSMAGWLSNTFINPKNDGAVLPIIHVNGGKISNPTIFARRSDAELESLFRGLGWEPIIVNVLKAADYHQEMADKLDYAIEKILAIKAEANKLDASKQTRPEWPMIILRSPKGWTGPSKFGGNQIEGSFRAHQVPIPVKAADDTHLQDLINWLESYRPQELFTEDAKLRPEFNIAPKGNQRMAMNPATNGGINPKELNLPKWTDFAVKFSKPGQAIEQDMANLSKYYAQIIKLNPDNFRVFGPDETKSNRLFEVLKVTDRQWLDPIETELDESVSPAGRIIDSQLSEHQAEGFLEGYVLTGRHGIFASYEAFLRVVDSMVTQHLKWINKSKEHDWRKSLPSLNLIATSNAFQQDHNGYTHQDPGMLGHLADKTPEIVREYLPADTNTLLAISEKAFKERDVINLIVASKQPREQFFTVEEAQELADKGYKVIDWASNVSIDQEPDLVFAACGTESTIESLAAISILNKEYPELKIRFVNVVEILKLRSQKIDKRALSDAEFDKVFTKDKPVVFAFHGYESLLRDIFFTRTNKNLHPHGYRENGDITTSFDIRQLSHMDRFHMSITAAEAVYGQKSASFVKKMNETLEYHTAYVREHGTDIDIVKNWKWEGIK; encoded by the coding sequence ATGAAAAACAAAAATATCGATTTTGACTCAAGAGAATATTTAAATAAAGTTGATGCTTGATGAAGAGCTGCAAACTATATTGCTGTTGGTCAAATGTATTTAAAAAATAACCCACTTATGAAAGGTGGTTTAAAAATTGAAGACGTTAAAGTTTATCCAATTGGTCACTGAGGTACAATTCCTGGACAAAACTTTATTTACGCACACCTAAACAGGGTAATCAACAAATATGACTTAAATATGTTTTATATTTCGGGTCCTGGTCACGGTGGACAAGTTATGATTGCTAACTCGTATCTTGATGGTTCATATACTGAATTATTTCCAAATGTAGGGCAAGATGAAAAAGGAATGAAGGAGTTATTTAAAACATTCTCATTCCCTGGTGGTACTGCATCACATGCTGCACCATGTGCACCTGGTTCATTACACGAAGGTGGAGAATTAGGTTACTCACTATCTCACGCTACTGGAGCAATTCTAGATAATCCAGATTTAATTGCTGCTGCTGTTGTTGGTGATGGTGAAGCTGAAACAGGACCATCTATGGCGGGATGATTGTCTAACACATTTATTAACCCTAAAAATGATGGTGCTGTTTTACCAATTATTCATGTTAATGGTGGAAAAATCTCTAACCCAACTATTTTTGCTAGAAGAAGTGATGCTGAACTTGAATCATTATTCAGAGGACTTGGTTGAGAACCAATCATTGTTAATGTATTAAAAGCTGCTGATTATCACCAAGAAATGGCTGATAAATTAGACTATGCAATTGAAAAAATTTTAGCAATCAAAGCAGAAGCAAACAAATTAGATGCTTCAAAACAAACTAGACCAGAATGACCAATGATTATTTTAAGATCACCAAAAGGTTGAACTGGACCAAGCAAATTTGGCGGAAATCAAATCGAAGGTAGCTTTAGAGCTCACCAAGTTCCAATTCCTGTAAAAGCTGCAGATGATACACATTTACAAGACCTAATCAATTGACTAGAGTCATACAGACCTCAGGAACTATTTACAGAAGATGCTAAATTAAGACCTGAATTCAATATTGCACCAAAAGGCAATCAAAGAATGGCTATGAATCCAGCTACAAACGGTGGAATCAATCCAAAAGAACTAAATTTACCAAAATGAACAGATTTTGCAGTTAAATTTAGTAAACCAGGTCAAGCAATTGAGCAAGATATGGCAAATTTATCAAAATATTACGCTCAAATTATTAAATTAAACCCAGATAACTTTAGAGTATTTGGACCAGATGAAACCAAGTCAAACCGTCTATTTGAAGTTCTAAAAGTTACAGATCGTCAATGACTAGATCCAATTGAAACTGAGTTGGATGAATCTGTTTCTCCTGCTGGTAGAATTATTGACTCACAACTTTCAGAACACCAAGCTGAAGGTTTCTTAGAAGGTTATGTATTAACTGGTCGTCATGGTATTTTCGCATCATATGAAGCATTCTTAAGAGTTGTTGACTCAATGGTTACTCAACACCTAAAATGAATTAACAAATCAAAAGAACACGACTGAAGAAAATCATTGCCATCATTAAACTTGATTGCAACATCAAACGCTTTCCAACAAGACCATAATGGTTATACACACCAAGACCCAGGTATGTTAGGCCACTTAGCTGATAAAACTCCTGAAATTGTAAGAGAATACTTGCCAGCTGATACAAACACATTGTTAGCTATCTCTGAAAAAGCATTCAAAGAAAGAGATGTAATTAACTTAATTGTTGCATCAAAACAACCAAGAGAACAATTCTTTACAGTTGAAGAAGCGCAAGAACTTGCTGATAAAGGTTATAAAGTAATTGATTGAGCATCAAATGTTTCAATTGACCAAGAACCTGATTTAGTTTTTGCTGCTTGTGGTACAGAATCTACAATTGAATCTCTTGCAGCAATTTCAATTTTAAATAAAGAATACCCAGAACTAAAAATTAGATTTGTTAATGTTGTTGAAATTCTAAAACTAAGATCACAAAAAATTGATAAACGTGCCTTAAGTGATGCTGAATTCGACAAAGTATTTACAAAAGACAAACCAGTTGTATTTGCATTCCACGGATACGAAAGTTTATTAAGAGATATCTTCTTTACAAGAACAAACAAAAATCTACATCCTCACGGATACCGTGAAAATGGAGATATTACAACTTCATTTGACATTCGTCAACTTTCACACATGGATAGATTCCACATGTCAATTACTGCTGCAGAAGCTGTTTATGGTCAAAAATCTGCTTCATTTGTTAAGAAAATGAATGAAACACTTGAATACCACACAGCATATGTTAGAGAACACGGTACTGACATTGACATTGTTAAAAATTGAAAATGAGAAGGTATTAAATAA
- a CDS encoding lactate/malate family dehydrogenase, translating into MKKIIVVGLGNVGFTYINIAVCRGLEAEWILVDKNEDIAIAHAKDFSDMVSIMPRNGSKFRPGTLEEDGKDADIVVVCASIPANKDFSDRLALAEANAKLMNDFGSKLKKSGFKGVVIVAANPCDVMAAVFHYASGLPAEKVISAGTVLDSARLRKLVSYHFDIDADSVSVNMIAEHGASAMAVWSTAKVGETFIKDLPHFTEELKEKLYEDSKKEAFEIFSRKGNTQFGIGTSLFEITSAILENKRRIMTIGVKLPETFKHPGIYFSIPVIVGENGYEYLKEKMSLTDAEWERFNKASEGFCKVHNDVLSLVGVKHTFK; encoded by the coding sequence ATGAAAAAAATTATTGTTGTTGGTTTAGGTAATGTTGGTTTTACCTACATAAATATTGCTGTTTGTAGAGGACTAGAAGCTGAATGAATTCTAGTTGACAAAAATGAAGATATTGCTATTGCGCATGCTAAAGACTTTTCAGACATGGTTTCAATCATGCCTAGAAACGGATCTAAATTTAGACCTGGTACACTTGAAGAGGATGGAAAAGATGCAGATATCGTTGTAGTTTGTGCATCAATTCCTGCAAATAAAGACTTCTCAGACCGTTTAGCATTAGCTGAAGCTAACGCTAAATTGATGAATGATTTTGGTTCAAAATTGAAAAAATCTGGATTTAAGGGTGTTGTTATTGTTGCTGCCAACCCTTGTGATGTTATGGCTGCTGTATTCCACTATGCTTCAGGACTTCCTGCAGAAAAAGTTATTTCAGCTGGAACAGTTCTTGACTCAGCGCGTTTAAGAAAACTAGTTTCATACCACTTTGACATTGATGCAGATTCAGTTTCAGTAAACATGATTGCTGAACACGGTGCTTCAGCAATGGCTGTTTGATCAACTGCAAAAGTTGGTGAAACATTTATCAAAGATTTACCTCATTTTACAGAAGAACTTAAAGAAAAATTATACGAAGACAGTAAAAAAGAAGCTTTTGAAATATTCTCACGTAAAGGAAATACTCAATTTGGAATTGGAACTTCATTGTTTGAAATCACAAGCGCAATTCTAGAAAACAAAAGAAGAATTATGACTATTGGTGTTAAATTACCTGAAACATTCAAACACCCTGGAATTTACTTCTCAATTCCTGTAATTGTTGGTGAAAACGGATACGAATACTTAAAAGAAAAAATGTCTCTAACAGACGCTGAATGAGAAAGATTCAACAAAGCATCTGAAGGATTTTGCAAAGTACACAATGATGTTTTAAGTCTAGTTGGCGTAAAACACACATTCAAATAA
- a CDS encoding HAD family hydrolase, with protein sequence MKKQFFLNNQDFINFNKNLILSFDEFKLKTGLSDLNNINLFTIFRIINQENNEYFFAKISKIDENVQFKKVILSLDDFDTFVFDMDGTLLDNNKKIVEKNLVALNKLREKGKNICIATGRAIFMLDKYLDQIPYNLPFLCANGSMVYDHKSLNLISESKIDKNVAYKIMDKCHELNLGYYVFLPSTLIGMNVENTSEYKLRRYDQTLKPGQWDLNVDRSYFDDKTICKILISFEPEEQQQDLDKIAEFIKNFNQIIGVQTQKNFFDIGEPCSKASALVFISDKYNINLEKTVAFGDANNDAPTFDVVALSCAPSNSMPNAINKATFVSKQDNNSAWINDFIEQNFQ encoded by the coding sequence ATGAAAAAACAATTTTTTTTAAATAACCAAGATTTTATTAATTTTAACAAAAATTTAATACTGAGTTTTGACGAATTTAAGTTAAAAACTGGCTTATCCGATTTAAACAATATAAACTTGTTTACTATTTTTAGAATAATAAATCAAGAAAATAATGAATACTTTTTTGCAAAAATATCCAAAATTGACGAAAATGTTCAATTCAAAAAAGTAATTCTGAGTTTAGATGATTTTGATACCTTTGTTTTTGATATGGACGGCACCTTATTAGATAATAATAAAAAAATAGTAGAAAAAAACCTTGTAGCATTAAACAAATTAAGAGAAAAGGGCAAAAATATTTGCATTGCTACTGGAAGAGCAATATTTATGCTTGATAAATATTTAGACCAAATTCCTTATAACTTACCATTTCTTTGTGCAAACGGTTCAATGGTTTATGATCATAAATCATTGAATTTGATTTCTGAATCAAAAATTGATAAAAATGTTGCTTACAAAATAATGGATAAATGTCATGAATTAAATTTAGGCTACTATGTATTTTTGCCAAGCACTCTAATTGGCATGAATGTTGAAAACACTTCTGAGTATAAATTAAGAAGATATGACCAAACACTAAAACCAGGTCAATGAGACTTAAATGTTGATAGAAGTTATTTTGATGATAAAACCATCTGCAAAATATTAATTAGTTTTGAGCCAGAGGAGCAACAACAAGATTTAGATAAAATAGCTGAATTTATCAAAAATTTCAATCAAATAATTGGAGTACAAACTCAAAAAAATTTCTTTGATATAGGTGAACCTTGCTCAAAAGCGTCAGCTCTTGTTTTCATTTCCGATAAATATAATATTAATTTAGAAAAAACTGTAGCATTTGGCGATGCAAATAATGATGCTCCAACATTTGATGTTGTTGCGTTATCTTGCGCGCCATCAAACTCAATGCCTAATGCAATTAACAAAGCCACGTTTGTTTCAAAACAAGATAATAATTCAGCTTGAATAAATGATTTTATTGAGCAAAATTTTCAATAG
- a CDS encoding zinc-dependent alcohol dehydrogenase gives MKAFVVRSPRTWSVETVDIPEPKEKEVLIKMETSGICHTDLHAANYDWLVEPKYPLIPGHEGIGIVEKLGPGCTHLKVGDRVCLAWLHDACGHCEFCLSGKETLCPNQNMSAYTKDGSFAEYAIGHEDFVGIVPKTLDIVTGAPVVCAGVTTYKAVKQAKLKPGDFVAVIGVGGLGQLAIQYAKAMGYRPIGIDLTDEKCDLAIKSGAEFAFNSKKVDAVAEVIKATEGGVHGVVNTSVATAAAIQGMEMLRRGGRQVLVGLPAKDKLGKDEFPVSVFWTVLLERELAGSIVGTRKDLKEALDYAARGLVKSEVTRIVKLDEVAEIFEKLEKGDFIGRAVIDFRK, from the coding sequence ATGAAAGCTTTTGTAGTACGTTCACCACGTACTTGAAGTGTTGAGACAGTTGATATTCCAGAACCTAAAGAAAAAGAGGTTCTAATTAAAATGGAAACAAGTGGCATTTGCCACACTGACCTACACGCTGCTAATTACGATTGATTAGTAGAACCAAAATATCCATTAATTCCAGGTCATGAAGGAATTGGTATTGTTGAAAAACTTGGACCAGGTTGTACACATTTAAAAGTTGGAGATAGAGTTTGTCTAGCTTGACTTCACGATGCTTGTGGGCACTGTGAATTCTGTTTAAGTGGTAAAGAAACATTGTGTCCAAACCAAAATATGTCTGCATATACAAAAGATGGTTCATTTGCAGAATATGCAATTGGCCACGAAGATTTTGTTGGCATCGTTCCTAAAACTCTTGATATAGTAACAGGTGCACCAGTAGTTTGTGCAGGTGTTACAACATATAAAGCTGTAAAACAAGCAAAATTAAAACCTGGAGACTTTGTTGCTGTAATTGGTGTTGGTGGTTTAGGACAACTTGCAATCCAATATGCAAAAGCAATGGGATATCGCCCAATTGGAATTGATTTAACAGATGAAAAATGTGATTTAGCTATTAAATCAGGTGCAGAATTTGCATTCAACAGTAAAAAAGTAGATGCCGTTGCTGAAGTTATTAAAGCAACTGAAGGCGGCGTACACGGTGTCGTTAATACTTCTGTTGCAACTGCTGCAGCCATCCAAGGGATGGAAATGTTACGTCGTGGCGGTCGCCAAGTATTAGTTGGTTTACCTGCTAAAGACAAACTAGGTAAAGATGAATTCCCAGTTTCAGTTTTCTGAACAGTATTACTAGAACGTGAATTAGCCGGTTCAATCGTCGGAACACGTAAAGATCTTAAAGAAGCACTAGATTATGCTGCAAGAGGTCTAGTAAAATCAGAAGTTACAAGAATCGTGAAACTTGACGAAGTTGCAGAAATTTTTGAAAAACTTGAAAAAGGTGATTTCATCGGTAGAGCAGTTATCGATTTTAGAAAATAA
- a CDS encoding M17 family metallopeptidase yields MIKFYTTIRDDKMLLKACYKNNIPNVAQKDGFITEFIDKNEAYIFIEKELDYFELVKLIDNKIVNNNRDYQIDLESFVSQKVNMDDVLKAFISRVIFYGANLFNKKKDVKNKNQFTFLLPNDSFTALAQKYAIIALNKNSIRNLQIMPENHCNSKMLAEYIRNDFSTNPDLEITVLNKKQIEELNMGLLLSVNKGSTHPPRVVIVEYNGNKESKDKIVYVGKGITFDTGGMNTKGYHMEGMKYDMSGSVIAAYTVKAVAELKVKKNVAAIMCITDNRQDGDASLPENVYESMAGISVEVTDTDAEGRLVLADGLYYGATKLNATTLVDIATLTGAMSRTLGSEYSGIYSTDEENWNIFNKSAKIAHEKVWRMPLHEDFHKPNTASLVADLNNYNNDETSDHNTAAMFLKEFTNNVPFIHCDIAGTADIKGKPMGVLIDTLVEFAIQK; encoded by the coding sequence ATGATTAAGTTTTACACTACAATAAGAGACGATAAAATGCTTTTAAAAGCATGCTACAAAAATAATATACCAAATGTAGCTCAAAAGGACGGGTTTATAACTGAGTTTATCGATAAAAATGAGGCTTACATTTTTATCGAAAAAGAATTAGATTACTTTGAATTGGTAAAATTAATTGACAACAAAATCGTTAATAATAACCGTGATTATCAAATTGACCTTGAAAGCTTTGTTTCGCAAAAAGTCAATATGGATGATGTTCTAAAAGCTTTTATTTCTCGTGTTATTTTTTATGGAGCAAACTTATTTAATAAAAAGAAAGATGTAAAAAATAAAAATCAATTCACATTCCTACTTCCAAATGATTCATTTACTGCGCTTGCTCAAAAATATGCAATTATTGCTTTGAATAAAAATTCAATCAGAAACTTGCAAATAATGCCAGAAAATCATTGTAATTCAAAAATGCTTGCTGAGTATATAAGAAATGATTTTTCAACAAATCCCGATTTAGAAATAACCGTTTTAAATAAAAAACAAATTGAAGAATTGAATATGGGATTGCTTCTTTCTGTTAACAAAGGATCAACTCATCCTCCTCGAGTTGTGATTGTCGAATACAATGGAAATAAAGAGTCAAAAGACAAAATTGTTTATGTAGGTAAAGGTATAACATTTGATACTGGTGGTATGAATACCAAAGGTTATCACATGGAAGGCATGAAATATGATATGTCTGGCTCTGTAATTGCAGCATACACAGTTAAAGCCGTAGCGGAATTAAAAGTCAAAAAAAATGTAGCAGCAATTATGTGCATTACTGATAATAGACAAGATGGAGATGCCTCACTACCTGAAAATGTGTATGAATCAATGGCTGGAATTAGTGTTGAGGTTACTGATACTGATGCTGAAGGTCGTTTAGTGTTGGCAGATGGCTTATATTATGGCGCAACAAAACTTAATGCAACAACTCTTGTTGATATTGCCACATTAACCGGCGCAATGAGTAGAACACTAGGTAGTGAATATTCTGGAATTTACTCAACTGACGAAGAAAATTGAAATATATTTAATAAATCTGCAAAAATTGCTCACGAAAAAGTTTGAAGAATGCCTCTTCATGAAGACTTTCACAAGCCAAATACTGCAAGCTTAGTTGCTGATTTAAATAATTACAATAATGACGAAACTTCAGACCATAATACTGCAGCAATGTTTTTAAAAGAATTTACAAACAATGTTCCATTCATTCATTGTGACATTGCGGGTACAGCAGATATTAAAGGTAAACCGATGGGTGTATTAATTGATACATTGGTTGAGTTTGCAATTCAAAAATAA
- the gap gene encoding type I glyceraldehyde-3-phosphate dehydrogenase: MKKIAINGFGRIGRLTLRHLLETKNQDVEVVAVNDLTDPRMLAHLLKYDTAFGVLNHDVQVKENAIVVDGKEIKVFAEKDPENLPWKDLEIDVVLECTGFFTKKDLANKHIIAGAKKVLVSAPAGSDVKTVVYNVNHQELNKDDKIASAASCTTNGLAPVVKVLVDNFGLINGYMTTIHSFTGDQMLQDGPHRKGDLRRARSAAMNIVPSSTGAARAIGLVVPEATGKLDGSALRVPTITGSIIDLTVQLEKQPTLDELHAAFKKAANESFIYNTDEIVSSDIINSHAGSIFDATLTKIQEANGQRIYKVFAWYDNEMSYVSQLVRTTIHFAKLS, translated from the coding sequence ATGAAAAAAATAGCTATTAACGGCTTTGGACGTATTGGCCGCTTAACATTACGTCACTTATTAGAAACTAAAAATCAAGATGTTGAAGTAGTTGCAGTTAACGACTTAACAGATCCTCGTATGCTTGCACACTTATTAAAATATGATACAGCATTTGGTGTTTTAAATCACGATGTTCAAGTAAAAGAAAATGCAATCGTTGTAGACGGAAAAGAAATTAAAGTTTTTGCGGAAAAAGATCCTGAAAACTTGCCTTGAAAAGATTTAGAAATCGATGTTGTTCTTGAATGTACAGGCTTTTTCACCAAAAAAGATTTAGCAAATAAACACATTATCGCAGGTGCTAAAAAAGTTCTTGTTTCAGCGCCAGCAGGTAGCGATGTTAAAACAGTTGTTTACAACGTAAACCACCAAGAATTGAATAAAGACGACAAAATTGCTTCAGCGGCATCATGTACAACTAATGGTTTAGCACCAGTGGTTAAAGTTTTAGTTGATAACTTTGGTTTAATCAATGGTTACATGACAACAATCCACTCATTTACAGGAGACCAAATGCTTCAAGACGGTCCTCACCGTAAAGGAGATTTAAGAAGAGCGCGTTCAGCAGCAATGAATATTGTTCCTTCTTCAACAGGAGCCGCAAGAGCAATTGGTCTAGTTGTTCCTGAAGCAACAGGAAAATTAGATGGTTCAGCACTTCGTGTTCCTACAATCACAGGCTCAATCATTGACTTAACAGTTCAATTAGAAAAACAACCTACTTTAGATGAATTACACGCTGCATTCAAAAAAGCCGCAAATGAATCATTTATTTATAATACTGACGAAATTGTTTCATCAGACATTATAAACTCACATGCTGGATCTATTTTTGATGCCACTCTAACTAAAATTCAAGAAGCAAATGGACAAAGAATTTATAAAGTTTTTGCTTGATACGATAATGAAATGTCATATGTATCACAACTAGTTAGAACAACAATTCATTTTGCAAAATTATCTTAA